Within Chelatococcus sp. HY11, the genomic segment TTGTGGCGTCAAATTCGGGGAAAGCATCCGCAGGAACACCGTCGATAGCGACGCATAAACCCCTCGCCGCTCGATGGTTGGCAGATAAGCCGCGATTCCAGCGAACGGCTGACCGACAGCGTCGGCTGAGCCTCAATCACGGCCGCTGCCATCCAGATGCGAGGTCCGCGATACTGGGAGCTGCCCTCATCCGGGCCGATCGCGCGCAGCGCATCGAGCGGGTCTTCGTCGGGGGCGCCCACATTGATTGGCGGTGTGACGCCGTGTTGGCTATTGGACGCCAGGAAGTATTGCAGGGCGTGTGGACGGAAGTGACCATCGGCGCCAGAACTCCGAGAGTCGGACTATGCCACCGTTGTCCATTCGCCTCTGCCGCCTCCGCGTCCTTTCCCTATTCGGGCGGGTTGAATTGTAATATCTATCGAATTCATCTGAAATATTTTGAAAATTGGGATATATAGCGTATTGATTGCCGATTGTTTTCGTAAAAATCGACTTTTTAAGAATACTAACCATATATTTCTTATAATAGGTTTTATCAATGCCATTCGCGCCGCCATTCAAAGAGAGCTTTCAGCCTGGAGATATCATCTTTGGTCTGGGCACATTTATGGCATATGACTTCGACAGATACAGCCATCTCGTTTCGCCAGACTTGATGCGCCAGTTAATAAATATAAACCGGTATCTAATCAATGGAGAGAAACTAAATAGCTTTACACCGAGTGATAATTCTGAATTTCTGGCGGAAATTTTGCGCCATCCTAAATATAGACAAGCAGCAGATCTAGAGTATCCGGACTTCGTACGATGGAGAAAGAAGTCGAAATTTGGATTGTATTGGCATACTCACAGTGAATCAAGCGCGACTGTGCATTTCTTCCTCGACCAATTGGACATCGCGGCTGTGATAAAAAAGAGCCATGAACATGATTATGTAACGCCATTGGGCGGGAAGCGCAGATCGATCACTGGCTCTGAGTTGCGGTGGATATACCGAAATCGGCATGACCCCCAAGTGCAGAAAAGCGTTCAGTTCTGGCGGAATGGATATCCCGAGTATCCTCCTTGGGATGCGAGCTTCTGGCAAAGCCCTAGAGACTTCTGCTCATGGAAGCGCTATTGGCCTCGTCGGCTCGAACAAAGATAGGCTGCGGATTCCCGGTTTTTTAGCATCCTGGGCCTTCCTGGAGAATTGCTGTCTCCTGCAAGTTGCGCGGCATGATCGTCAGCGGGGGGGCTCTACGTCTCCCCGACTTCTTCCGACGCTATTCATCCTCCGCCGCCGCGGAATTAACTCTCCGCGAAGTCGGTCGAGATGGAGACGCTCCGCCAGTTGGCCAAGATCGCTTGGTCCGAGGCATGCTTGGCCTCTATCGCGGCAACGGTATCGCTGCCAAGTGGCAGTCGCACAGGCGGGTTGTCCGTGTCGGTGAGGCCGACCAGCACCGTTGCCAACTTGTCGGGGTCGCCTGGCTGCGCGTGGTTGAGCTCCTTCGCCACACCGCGCACGTTGCCCGCTGTCGAGTGATAGTCGGCGATGACGTTTTTACTCGCCACCAGTGAAGTCGAGTCGAGAAAGTCGGTGCGGAAATAGCCCGGCTCGATCACTGTCACATGGATGCCGAGCGGCGCGAGTTCATGGTGGAGTGCCTCTGACAAGCCTTCCACGGCGAACTTGGTCGAGCAGTAGATGCCGAAGCCAGCTGCCGAGCGATAGCCACCTATCGACGAGATGTTAAGGATATGGCCCGAATGCTGCTTCCGCATTGTCGGCAGTACGGCGCGCGTCACGGCGAGCAGCCCGAACACATTGGTCCGATACAGCGCCTCGACCTCCGCGCCTGTTGCTTCCTCGATCGCGCCGAGCAGGCCGTAGCCGGCGTTGTTCAGCAGCACGTCGATCCGGCCGAAACGTTCCACCGTTGCGGCGACAGCCGCCTTCGCCTGTTCTTCGTCTGTCACGTCGAGCGCGGCGGCGAGAAGATTGGGGCGTTCGCCAAAACGTTCCGACACAGTCCTCGGGTTGCGCGCCGTAGCCACGACGTTGTCGCCTCTGTCGAGCGCCAGTTCAGCGATCCTAGCGCCAAAGCCGCGAGAGGCTCCAGTGATGAACCAGGTTTTCATGGTCGTGTCCCTTTACGTGCACGGTCGGACTCGCCGACAGGTTGATAATCGCATCAGGGGCGCGCGGCTGTCCGCATTTGCGCCCCTTGCCTTGGCGAGAGCTACTGGTTAAGCTTGACGCGGGTCCACAGATCGTTGAACGCGATGCTGTCGTAGAACGCCGTCGCCTTGACGATCTTGCCGTCTTGCATGTCGAGGAACCAAGCATAGGTGTTCACATAGGGCTTGCCATCTTTTGCCGTACCAGCCGCGTCGAAATGGATGATGACAGTGGTGCCATCAGAATAGATGTCACGAATTACCGGTTTCAGCCCGACGCTCATGCGCTCAACGAAGGGCCGAATAACTTGGCCGAGGAATGCCTCGCGGCTGGGATAAGTCTTCGATGCCAATGAGTTGCCTGTGATGGTCCATACGGCGTCTTCGGCAAGCAGGTCGTAGGGGCTACCGGTGCCGGCCGCCCAGGCGTCGAACGAACGCTGGACGATCGTCTTGTTCTCCTTGCCCGAGGATTTGTTCGCCTGCGCGACCGGAATGAAGGCAGCCGTGGCGAGACTTGCTGCGGCGATCGCGATGAGAGGGCTCAAGCTGGTCATATCCGTCACCTTTCTTTCGTTGCAACAACGCCTTACGGAGGGCGCTTTACCAGTATGGGAAGGGAGAGAGGGAGCGGCGGTCGAAGAACCACCGCTTCAAAGGACTTTCGTGCTCAGATCTGGTTGTCCCAAGCAGCGATCTGGTGCTGCTTCAGCATGTCCTCGATCACTTTCGGCACCACGTTGCGGAACTTCCCGGTGTCGGCCGGCACGACTTCGATCATGCGGTCGATCATCTCTTTCGGATCCATCTTGCCTTCCGGCGTGGCGAAGAAATCGTCAAAGCCCTTGCGCAGATCGGCGCGCTTGGTGAAGTTCTTCTTGTCATCCAGCCAGCGGAAGGGGTTGTCCGCCATGGTCTCGTTGTAACCAGTGTAGTAGGCGCCCGGATTGATGGTCTGGATCCTGATGCCGTAGGTGGCAAGCTCCTGCTGCAACGCTTCGGCGATCGATTCCAGCGCGTGCTTGGTCGAGACGTAGGTGCCCCAGTTGGCCGGCGTGAACAGGCCGCCCATGGACGAAGTGAAGACCACCTTCTTGCCGTTGCTGTTACCCTCGCGCACCCAGCGCTGGATCACGCCTTGGGTGAGGACGAGCGGCAGGAAGACATTGATCTCGAAGTTGCGGCGCACGAGATCGACCGGGATCTCCCAGACCGGACCGGCTTCACCCTGGCCGGCATTGTTCCAGAGGATGTCGAAATCCCAGGACTGCGCCTGCCTGATATCATAGGGATCGGTGAGGTCGAGGCGTTCGACGCGGAAATTCTTCAGGCCGAGTTGCTCCGCTTCCTCGCGCAGCGGCGTCACCTGTGGCGAAACCTGAACAGTGGCGATGATGTTGTGGCCGTTCTTGGCCATCCCGATGGCGGCGCCTTTGCCGAAGCCGGAACCTGCGCCTGTGATAAGAATGGTCTTGGACATGGTCGTTCCTTTCTTTGAGTTGGGACGTGGTCGGGAAGAGGATGGGTTCTCAGGGATTAGCGGGTGAGGTTCTCGAAAGCAGCGAGCGCGGCCTGTGCGACCTCGGCATCCTGAGACACCGCACCGCCGGAAACGCCGACCGCGCCGATGACGCTGCCTTCCGGGCAGCGCAACGGGATACCCCCGCCGAAGGGAGCGAGGCCACCGTTGGTCAGCTCCAAGGCGTGAGCCGGAGCGCCGGGCTTGCAGTATTCCCAGACTGCTTCGCTGTTCGCTTGGAACAGTACGGCGGTCTTCGCCTTGCTCATCGCTATGTCGATCGACGCGAGGACCGCGCCGTCCATCCGTCGGAAGGCCTTGAGGTGGGCGCCGGCGTCAAGCACGGCGATGATCACCGGCAGGCCGATCTCGCGAGCCCTGGCTTCCGCGCCGTCGATGACGGCCTGGGCCTGGTGAGAGGTGATTTGCATGACGTTCTCCTGTCTGCGTCGTCTTGACGAGGAGAAGATCGCTGGAAGGCCGGTGCTGCGCGAGTTCGGTGTTGTTAAGCGGCGTGAAGCTTTGTGAATGCGATAAGGTCGCGGAAGATAACAATCCCTTGCGAGATCGTGGCTACCGATCAGACTGCCTCTGGCGGACGGCCGAGCGCTTCCAGCAGCGCCTTCGCGGCGAGGAGGTCGGCGCTACAGAAGCCTTCGCTGAAGCGGGCATAGGTCGCTCCAAGCAGCTCGCCTGCCGCATCGCTCCGGCCATGGCTTCGCCACAGACGGGCGAGGCTGGTCGCGGCCCGCAGCCGCCAGGATAGTGCGCCCTGTGCCTCGGCAATCGCGATCGCATCCTCCAGTGAGCGTTCGGCTGCCTTCTCGTCGCCGGCCTGTGCCAGCAAGTCGCCGCGAACGCGCAGCAGCTCCGGCATGTTGTAGACCGCTGTATTCGCCGAAGGTGCCGTTAGTTCCCCTATGAGCGCGAGCGCCTGGTCGTAGTGGCGCCGCGCCGCGAGGCCTTCCGCCAGCGTGCAGCTTAGCCAAGCCGAATAGTTCTCGTAACGCGCGGCACGCAGTCTGTTTAGTGCCTCTCTGACGAGATTCACGCCTGCCTCTACCTCGCCGCGCCGGAACATCACCTCGCCCCTGAAACCGAGGCCCACCGATTGGTAGGGGGCGAGCGAGTGCTCGCCCGCATGTTGGATCAGATGATCCACGTAGTCCTCGACGGCTTCCCATTCTCCCATCAGGTGGAATACGCTGGCCGAGCCGATGAGCGCCACGCAGCCCGTAACCGGATCGAGATTTGCGATGTCACCGGCCTCGAGCGCAGCCTTCGCGGCCTGATCTGGAAAGCCCATCTGCCAGAGCGTCCTTGGGATAAGGATCGGTGCGTCGCGATCCGCGCCGAAGAACTTCGTTGTTACCCGGCGGTCGTCAGTCGGCTGCTGTATCGATTCCCAGAGCGCGTCGCGCGCCGGAGCCAAGTTGCCGTTCAGATGGTGCGAGACGCCGAGCATGGAATATGCGGCGGCGACGGCGACCGGATCGACGAAGTCGGTGGCGATCGCCGCGGCTTTCTCGGCCATCGACACGAGCGCGGCGAAATCCCCCCTCCGCCGATGGTACATATGCATGCCGCAGAGCAGACGGAACTGCCCCAAGCTGTCGTCAAGCGACTCGGCGATCTCCAGCGCTCGCGCTAGAGAAGCGTGGGCTTCCTCACTGTTGCCCTGAGAAAACATCAGAGCTTGGCCGAACGCTAACCGTAACGCCATTTCGCTCGATGTGCCGCGCAGGGAAGCGTCGAGCACCGACAGCGCGCGCTGAGTCCATAGTCGGCATTCGCCAAGCAGCGACAGGTCGAGGAAAAGTTGGGCCGAGCGGGCGGCGAGTTCGGTGCCGAGCCGAGTGTCGCCCAAATCGGAGAAGGCCCATTCCAGAGCTGCGCGCACGTTGCTCAGCCTTTCACGAGCCGGCCGTTCGGGTTGGCCAGGTGTATTCACAACAGAGCGGTCGAGAAGATCACAATAAAACGCTGCATGCCGTCGCGACGTATCGGCCAACTCGCCTGATTCGATGAGCTTCAGCCGCGCATAAGCGCGCGTCGTGTCAAGAATACGGTAACGGGTGCGGCCATCGCCTGAGTCGGCGACGACTAGAGATTTGGAAACCAGCTGCACCAGGGCCTGGACAACCTGCGCATCATCCACACCATTACCGGCGGCTACGACCTGCGTTTCCTCAAGCATGAACTGTCCGACGAAGACGGAGAGACGCCTCAGCACGGTTCGCTCGCGATTGTCCAGCAGCTCATAGCTCCAGTCGAGCGTCGCGCTGAGCGTCTGGTGCCGCGGCAGCGCCGTACGCCGTCCTTGCCAGAGCAAGTTCAATCGTCCACCCAGCTGCGCGGCAGTCTCGCGCAATCCTTGCAGCGTCACGCGCGCGGCCGTCAGTTCCAC encodes:
- a CDS encoding oxidoreductase, with product MKTWFITGASRGFGARIAELALDRGDNVVATARNPRTVSERFGERPNLLAAALDVTDEEQAKAAVAATVERFGRIDVLLNNAGYGLLGAIEEATGAEVEALYRTNVFGLLAVTRAVLPTMRKQHSGHILNISSIGGYRSAAGFGIYCSTKFAVEGLSEALHHELAPLGIHVTVIEPGYFRTDFLDSTSLVASKNVIADYHSTAGNVRGVAKELNHAQPGDPDKLATVLVGLTDTDNPPVRLPLGSDTVAAIEAKHASDQAILANWRSVSISTDFAES
- a CDS encoding nuclear transport factor 2 family protein, translating into MTSLSPLIAIAAASLATAAFIPVAQANKSSGKENKTIVQRSFDAWAAGTGSPYDLLAEDAVWTITGNSLASKTYPSREAFLGQVIRPFVERMSVGLKPVIRDIYSDGTTVIIHFDAAGTAKDGKPYVNTYAWFLDMQDGKIVKATAFYDSIAFNDLWTRVKLNQ
- a CDS encoding SDR family oxidoreductase, giving the protein MSKTILITGAGSGFGKGAAIGMAKNGHNIIATVQVSPQVTPLREEAEQLGLKNFRVERLDLTDPYDIRQAQSWDFDILWNNAGQGEAGPVWEIPVDLVRRNFEINVFLPLVLTQGVIQRWVREGNSNGKKVVFTSSMGGLFTPANWGTYVSTKHALESIAEALQQELATYGIRIQTINPGAYYTGYNETMADNPFRWLDDKKNFTKRADLRKGFDDFFATPEGKMDPKEMIDRMIEVVPADTGKFRNVVPKVIEDMLKQHQIAAWDNQI
- a CDS encoding heme-binding protein → MQITSHQAQAVIDGAEARAREIGLPVIIAVLDAGAHLKAFRRMDGAVLASIDIAMSKAKTAVLFQANSEAVWEYCKPGAPAHALELTNGGLAPFGGGIPLRCPEGSVIGAVGVSGGAVSQDAEVAQAALAAFENLTR
- a CDS encoding winged helix-turn-helix domain-containing protein is translated as MKQGAPVQLGSRALDILIMLVENAGNVVTKQQLIDHVWSGVTVEESSLRVHVAGLRKALGDGREGARYVTNIAGRGYCFVAAVDRRTNQPDAIATALCQPDILANLPRRSNLVVGRESEVSEIASIVQSRRFVTIHGPGGIGKTTVALSVASQLAGTFPDGVQFMDLSMRKSDVPVVESLACVLNLLQSGSATSNVVNYLRERRMLVVLDCCEHVVDSAAELAELICQEAPGVAVLTTSREALRADGEHVYPLASLAFPPDDAVISAETIANYPAARLFLERAVAAGYRAEFSDADAEIVADICRKVDGIALAVELTAARVTLQGLRETAAQLGGRLNLLWQGRRTALPRHQTLSATLDWSYELLDNRERTVLRRLSVFVGQFMLEETQVVAAGNGVDDAQVVQALVQLVSKSLVVADSGDGRTRYRILDTTRAYARLKLIESGELADTSRRHAAFYCDLLDRSVVNTPGQPERPARERLSNVRAALEWAFSDLGDTRLGTELAARSAQLFLDLSLLGECRLWTQRALSVLDASLRGTSSEMALRLAFGQALMFSQGNSEEAHASLARALEIAESLDDSLGQFRLLCGMHMYHRRRGDFAALVSMAEKAAAIATDFVDPVAVAAAYSMLGVSHHLNGNLAPARDALWESIQQPTDDRRVTTKFFGADRDAPILIPRTLWQMGFPDQAAKAALEAGDIANLDPVTGCVALIGSASVFHLMGEWEAVEDYVDHLIQHAGEHSLAPYQSVGLGFRGEVMFRRGEVEAGVNLVREALNRLRAARYENYSAWLSCTLAEGLAARRHYDQALALIGELTAPSANTAVYNMPELLRVRGDLLAQAGDEKAAERSLEDAIAIAEAQGALSWRLRAATSLARLWRSHGRSDAAGELLGATYARFSEGFCSADLLAAKALLEALGRPPEAV